The window TGAAGGGCACCGGGCCTTGCCATTCTTTGTCGAGGAGGTCGGCGAATTTGTCTTTGCTGCCGACGGCGGAGATGTAGTTGGTCGTGGCGACCTTTTTCTCGGTGAGAACTTTTTGGGCCGCGGCTTTGTTCTCGGGCTCGTCGAGGCTGATGGTGATCATTTGAAAATCGCGTTTGCGATACATGCGATTGATGGTGACCAGCTCGGGCAACTCAGCGACGCACGGGCCGCACCAAGTGGCCCAGACGTTGACGACGAGTAATTTGTCGGTGTCGTTCTTGGCGAGTTTGGTGAGAGCCGCTTCGTCGAGTTCGGTGAGCTTCACTTCTTCGGCTTCGGCTTTTTCGAGCCACTTGCGGGCTTCTTCGCGCTTGTCGGACCATTTGGTCGAGCAGCCGAAGACCCGCGTCGTCTCAACCGGTACCGGTTTGCCAGCGAGCAGAGCATCGAGCGCGTTGCGCGTGTCGTGGCTGGTCACGGTCTTCACATCGGAGTCATCGATTCGCCCGACGTACCGCAGCTTGCGCTCGGCATCAAAGATCAACACCTGCGGCGTAGCGAGCACGCCATAGGCTCGCGACACATCCTGCTTCTCGCCGTCGTAGAGATAGGGAAATTGAAAGTCGCGTTCCTTGGCCCGTAACTTCATATCGGCGAGTGAATCGCTGACATCGGTGTAGCCCAGCTCGTCGAGGCGCACGGCGGCGTCGTCGTTGGGCGAGATGGCGACCAGCGTCACGCCTTTGTCTTTGTAGTCCTTGTGCAGATCGATAATTCGCTGCTCATAAGCCTGCGCAGTAGGGCAGTGATTGCAGGTGAACACCACCAGCAACCACTTCGCCGATTTGAAATCGGCCAGCGTGTGCGTCTTGCCATCGACGCCGGGCAACGCAAAATCCGGCGCGGGCGTGCCGATGGCGAGGAGCTTGGTGGGATTGTCGGCGGCTGGCGAGAGAGCGACCAGCGACGAACTCACTAGAGCCAAGCCAACTGCTTGCAATAAATAGGAACGAATCATGTCTCACCCGGAGAGGTGTTCGTGGAAAATACAACTCGCCGCCAGTGTAGGCCTGCCAGGCAAGCGGCCACAACAGCCAGTGCCGGAAACTACAGTTGTTGTCTCGATGTTCACAACAGTTGTTTTCGTTTTTTAAATCTAGTTAACTCATTTATCCGCATTGCTTTAGGTTAATTCGTCTGCAGTTTATCACAACATTTCACAACAGATTACAACGATTTCACAATAGTCTGACCACGATTCGCACACCACTTGATCACCGATGGGTCACAACAAACAACGGAATCAGCCCTTTGCATTTCTACTTGCTGGCGAACTTCGTCGGGGGACCGCGAAGCAGCGACCGGCTCCCGATGAGAAGCCATCGAAGGGGTGCGAACATTATTAGTGTTCAATTGTATATTATGTGCTTCTGTCTGTCAAGCACCGCGATTTCTGATAGGCCCCTGCGTAGGTCGGACCACTGGTCCGCCCAGACAGCGCGAGTTGAGTTGGTTGGCTCGTTCACGCTTGCAGGAGCGGACCAATGGTCCGTCCTACGTGTTGAGGATGGCAGATTGCAGATTGGAAGACAGGTAGAATGTTGTAGGTACGTGGGACTGCCGTAGCGAGCGAGAGACTACTTTCACTTCGCCCTCGTACGCATCAACCGTGGTACTGGCGCGTAAATCTAATGGCCGAGAAAGCCGGAAAGACTCACAGGGGCGAACGCTGAAGAAAATTCAAGAATCACAAGCGAGTGGATAATTTACTCGCCGCGACGGCCCCTCACCCCGACCCTCTCCCCTGAGTACAGGGGCGAGGGAGCAAGACTTCCAAATTCAAGCTTCCAATCCCTAACCTCTAACCTCTTCCTCTCTTCATCCTTTGCTTACCGCACCCGGCAGCGGAAGCGAATAATGCCGCCTTGGCCGACTTCGAGCGGGTCGGTGATTTCCCAGCGGAGGACCAAGGTCTCGGGGTTTTCTTGGATCTTGAATTCGGCTTTCACAGTCGAGGACTGGCTTTCCTTCACGTATTCGAGGCGGGGCGTGAGGTGGTCGATGACGGTCACGTTGCCGATCTTTTGATCGCCTGTGTTGTC is drawn from Anatilimnocola floriformis and contains these coding sequences:
- a CDS encoding redoxin domain-containing protein; the protein is MIRSYLLQAVGLALVSSSLVALSPAADNPTKLLAIGTPAPDFALPGVDGKTHTLADFKSAKWLLVVFTCNHCPTAQAYEQRIIDLHKDYKDKGVTLVAISPNDDAAVRLDELGYTDVSDSLADMKLRAKERDFQFPYLYDGEKQDVSRAYGVLATPQVLIFDAERKLRYVGRIDDSDVKTVTSHDTRNALDALLAGKPVPVETTRVFGCSTKWSDKREEARKWLEKAEAEEVKLTELDEAALTKLAKNDTDKLLVVNVWATWCGPCVAELPELVTINRMYRKRDFQMITISLDEPENKAAAQKVLTEKKVATTNYISAVGSKDKFADLLDKEWQGPVPFTLLIAPGGKVIYRKAGPLEPLTVKRAVVDYLGRTYAGRK